The following proteins come from a genomic window of Gordonia westfalica:
- the mutM gene encoding bifunctional DNA-formamidopyrimidine glycosylase/DNA-(apurinic or apyrimidinic site) lyase has product MPELPEVETVRMGLEKHLTGRTVTSVEVLHPRSARRHVGGEPDLIGRLAGKHVTGVRRRGKYMWIDVADDTDRAALVVHLGMSGQMLIARDGAPDHTHLRIRAHLDDDNELRFVDQRTFGGWHLDDYVDDIPVSVARIAPDPFDPAFDAAGVVTRMRAKHSEIKRVLLDQTVISGVGNIYADEALWRARLHGARVAETISRKKLLELIEAATAVMTEAVEVGGTSFDALYVNVNGQSGYFERSLNAYGREGQPCRRCGAIMRRESFMNRSSYFCPKCQTAPRRRAR; this is encoded by the coding sequence ATGCCTGAACTACCCGAGGTCGAGACCGTACGGATGGGTCTCGAGAAGCATCTGACCGGGCGGACGGTGACCTCGGTCGAGGTTCTCCATCCCCGCTCCGCGCGTCGTCACGTCGGCGGCGAGCCCGATCTGATCGGTCGCCTGGCCGGCAAACACGTCACCGGGGTGCGTCGTCGCGGCAAGTACATGTGGATCGATGTCGCCGACGACACCGACCGCGCCGCCCTCGTCGTACATCTGGGCATGAGCGGGCAGATGCTGATCGCCCGCGACGGGGCACCCGATCACACCCATCTCCGTATCCGCGCGCACCTCGACGACGACAACGAACTTCGCTTCGTGGACCAGCGCACCTTCGGCGGCTGGCATCTCGACGATTATGTGGACGACATCCCGGTGTCGGTGGCGCGCATCGCGCCCGACCCGTTCGACCCCGCCTTCGACGCGGCGGGCGTCGTAACGCGCATGCGCGCCAAGCACTCCGAGATCAAACGCGTCCTGCTCGACCAGACGGTCATCTCCGGGGTCGGCAACATCTACGCCGACGAGGCGCTGTGGCGGGCCCGACTTCACGGTGCGCGTGTCGCCGAGACGATCTCACGCAAAAAGCTGCTCGAACTGATCGAGGCGGCGACCGCGGTGATGACCGAGGCGGTGGAGGTCGGGGGCACGTCCTTCGATGCGCTGTACGTGAACGTCAACGGGCAGTCGGGCTACTTCGAGCGGTCGCTCAACGCCTACGGACGCGAAGGGCAGCCGTGCCGTCGCTGCGGGGCGATCATGCGCCGGGAGTCGTTCATGAACCGCAGCTCGTACTTCTGCCCGAAGTGCCAGACTGCTCCTCGGCGTCGCGCGCGCTGA
- the rnc gene encoding ribonuclease III, which translates to MTETKREDGRRAALLAALDTDIPEDLLTLALTHRSYAYEHGGLPTNERLEFLGDSVLGVVITERLYLHFPDRPEGELAKIRASVVNMHALADVARGLGEGGLGMYLYLGRGEEMTGGRDKDSILADGLESLFGAVFLSHGLETSQRIILRLFDERIEKAGQLGAGLDWKTSLQELSSERGYGPPQYQISSTGPDHNKEFTAIAMVAGENLGEGVGRTKKEAEQQAAALAWTALTERAASSS; encoded by the coding sequence GTGACTGAGACCAAACGTGAGGATGGTCGGCGGGCCGCGTTGCTCGCCGCGCTCGACACCGACATCCCCGAAGACCTTCTGACGCTGGCGCTCACGCACCGTTCGTACGCCTACGAGCACGGCGGTCTGCCGACCAACGAGCGTCTGGAGTTCCTCGGGGACTCCGTCCTCGGCGTGGTGATCACCGAACGCCTGTACCTGCATTTCCCCGATCGGCCGGAGGGCGAGCTCGCCAAGATTCGTGCCAGCGTGGTGAACATGCATGCCCTCGCCGACGTGGCGCGCGGTCTCGGGGAGGGCGGCCTGGGAATGTACCTGTACCTCGGCCGCGGCGAGGAGATGACCGGCGGTCGCGACAAGGACTCGATCCTAGCCGACGGCCTCGAATCGCTGTTCGGCGCGGTGTTTCTCAGCCACGGGCTGGAGACCTCGCAGCGGATCATCCTGCGTCTGTTCGACGAGCGCATCGAGAAGGCGGGGCAACTCGGCGCCGGACTGGACTGGAAGACCTCGCTGCAGGAGCTGAGCTCCGAGCGCGGTTACGGCCCGCCGCAGTACCAGATCTCGTCCACCGGCCCGGACCACAACAAGGAGTTCACCGCGATCGCGATGGTCGCGGGGGAGAACCTGGGCGAGGGCGTCGGACGCACCAAGAAAGAGGCCGAGCAGCAGGCGGCTGCGCTCGCGTGGACGGCGCTCACCGAACGCGCCGCCTCCTCCTCGTGA
- a CDS encoding YceD family protein gives MIRDRQRMVQIVSDHAVTSETSHGPDSAPRRDPFVLDVRSLGRRPGTMSEVHRTVTTTDKLGVEMIGIAAGSEVDLDLRLESVSEGILVTGTVCGETTGQCSRCLEPIDGTVTVFLTELFAYPDSVTEQTTEEDDVHRIVDDRIDLEQSIIDAVALELPMSPLCSEDCEGLCQVCGIRLAVAEPGHAHELIDPRWAGLADKFSEISEDGNPDDQDRRD, from the coding sequence ATGATTCGTGATCGCCAGCGTATGGTGCAGATTGTGTCTGATCATGCTGTGACATCTGAAACGTCGCACGGTCCCGATTCCGCGCCGCGGCGCGATCCCTTCGTCCTCGACGTCCGGTCGTTGGGTCGTCGCCCCGGCACCATGTCGGAGGTTCACCGGACGGTGACGACCACCGACAAGCTCGGGGTCGAGATGATCGGTATCGCGGCCGGCTCCGAGGTCGACCTCGACCTCCGTCTCGAGTCGGTCAGCGAGGGAATCCTGGTGACCGGCACCGTCTGCGGTGAGACCACCGGTCAGTGCTCGCGTTGTCTCGAACCGATCGACGGCACGGTGACCGTGTTCCTGACCGAACTGTTCGCCTACCCGGACAGCGTGACCGAGCAGACCACCGAGGAAGACGACGTGCACCGCATCGTCGACGACCGCATCGATCTCGAGCAGTCGATCATCGACGCGGTGGCGCTGGAACTGCCGATGTCGCCGCTCTGTTCAGAGGACTGTGAGGGGCTGTGCCAGGTGTGCGGCATCCGGCTCGCGGTCGCCGAACCCGGTCACGCGCACGAGCTGATCGACCCCCGGTGGGCCGGTCTCGCCGACAAGTTCTCCGAAATCTCGGAAGACGGGAACCCGGACGACCAGGACCGTCGTGACTGA
- a CDS encoding ATP synthase F0 subunit B: MYRVFEALDELVAIVEEARSVPMTAGCVVPRGDVLELLDDIKDSIPGELDDAQDVLDQRDTLIGDAREHAETTVAKADSESEAVLAHARAEADRILSEAKAQADRMVDEASSHSHSLVEDATEEARRLQTSAAREFEAVTGRARAEAQRTVDAANNTYDKSVADGIAEQQRLVSETEVVGAAKSEAERIIDAAHAEADRLRGDCDVYVDEKLAQFEEILTGTLRSVNRGRHQLRTGAGMHDYVEYPRSVEEPARESRGENTRSRETSTRNSYDRDQGSPLAV, translated from the coding sequence TCGTGGCGATTGTCGAGGAGGCACGGAGTGTGCCGATGACCGCGGGCTGCGTCGTGCCGCGTGGTGACGTGCTCGAACTCCTCGACGACATCAAGGACTCCATCCCGGGCGAACTCGACGACGCGCAGGACGTCCTCGACCAGCGCGACACGCTGATCGGCGATGCGCGGGAGCATGCCGAGACGACGGTTGCCAAGGCCGACTCCGAATCCGAGGCCGTGCTCGCCCACGCCCGCGCGGAGGCCGACCGCATCCTGTCCGAGGCCAAAGCTCAGGCCGATCGCATGGTCGACGAGGCGAGCTCGCACTCGCATTCGCTCGTCGAGGACGCCACCGAGGAAGCGCGCCGGCTGCAGACCAGTGCCGCCCGTGAGTTCGAGGCGGTCACCGGACGGGCGCGGGCCGAGGCGCAGCGCACCGTCGATGCGGCGAACAACACCTACGACAAGTCGGTGGCCGACGGCATCGCCGAACAGCAGCGTCTCGTCTCCGAGACCGAGGTCGTCGGCGCGGCCAAGTCGGAGGCCGAGCGCATCATCGACGCCGCACACGCCGAGGCCGATCGTCTGCGCGGGGACTGCGATGTCTACGTCGACGAGAAGCTGGCCCAGTTCGAGGAGATCCTCACCGGCACACTGCGTTCGGTGAACCGTGGACGTCATCAGCTGCGGACCGGCGCCGGGATGCACGACTATGTCGAGTATCCGCGCAGCGTCGAGGAGCCGGCACGCGAATCCCGCGGCGAGAACACACGTTCGCGTGAGACGTCGACCCGGAATTCCTACGACCGCGACCAGGGCTCCCCGCTGGCGGTGTGA